In Niallia sp. FSL W8-0635, one genomic interval encodes:
- a CDS encoding TetR/AcrR family transcriptional regulator yields MNNKRERTSADHDTYQFIIRVSYQLFMELGYRKVSTRMIAERCGITQPALYHHFKNKQNIYKEVINTSISQTEHALLKITEEFQNLEECIYQISLYFLENHQEDLMQMFHDLQHEMPNDIQMQLRNRWQEGFLNPIMLVFDKAEKDNKISLQKIESTSEEIAFVFLQYIQTAMKPSYINDFSKEQQKKEIKRKAQLIVHLFLFGIVDR; encoded by the coding sequence TTGAATAATAAAAGAGAAAGAACCAGCGCTGATCATGATACCTATCAATTTATTATCCGTGTTTCCTATCAGTTATTTATGGAATTGGGATATCGAAAGGTTAGTACACGGATGATTGCAGAACGTTGTGGAATTACACAGCCTGCCTTATATCATCATTTTAAGAATAAGCAAAATATTTATAAAGAAGTAATTAATACTTCCATTTCACAAACAGAACATGCCTTATTAAAAATCACAGAAGAATTTCAGAATCTAGAAGAATGTATCTACCAAATTTCGCTTTACTTTTTAGAAAATCATCAAGAAGATCTCATGCAGATGTTCCATGATTTACAACATGAAATGCCGAATGATATACAAATGCAATTAAGAAATCGCTGGCAAGAGGGATTTTTAAATCCAATTATGCTAGTGTTTGATAAGGCTGAAAAAGACAATAAAATTTCCTTACAAAAAATAGAAAGTACTAGTGAAGAGATAGCCTTCGTGTTTCTTCAATATATTCAAACGGCCATGAAACCTTCTTATATAAATGATTTTTCTAAGGAGCAACAAAAAAAGGAAA